One window of Acidobacteriota bacterium genomic DNA carries:
- a CDS encoding four helix bundle protein, which produces MGVKRLEDLVAFQLAVEFKLEVYRLIRESPAARRDFRFRAQLSDASASVEACLAEGWHRYVAGEFVTFLRYASASLAEAERWLGDGVARGYFESHTIAKSLDTAGRCGAALTNLRKTLEPFTKKAKKNARGIL; this is translated from the coding sequence ATGGGTGTGAAGCGACTTGAGGACCTGGTGGCGTTTCAGTTGGCGGTGGAGTTCAAGCTCGAAGTCTATCGACTGATTCGGGAGAGTCCGGCTGCGAGGCGGGACTTCCGATTCCGGGCCCAACTGTCTGATGCCAGTGCGAGTGTTGAGGCGTGCCTGGCTGAAGGGTGGCATCGTTACGTGGCGGGTGAGTTCGTCACGTTTCTCCGATACGCGAGCGCCTCCCTTGCCGAAGCGGAACGTTGGCTTGGCGATGGTGTCGCTCGAGGTTACTTCGAGTCGCACACCATCGCCAAGAGCCTCGACACTGCAGGCCGATGCGGCGCCGCTCTCACCAATCTCCGCAAGACCCTCGAGCCATTCACCAAGAAGGCCAAGAAGAACGCTCGCGGCATTCTCTGA
- a CDS encoding DUF2911 domain-containing protein encodes MDVRALFLARSRAYDPANKTELWGAYNYTADRDVLRVPMKLDALPYSVDEFTIAFVDMTKTGGRLAVMWDRTMASVAFKIQ; translated from the coding sequence GTGGACGTTCGTGCTCTCTTCCTGGCCCGCAGCAGAGCTTACGACCCGGCCAACAAGACCGAACTCTGGGGCGCCTACAACTACACGGCGGACCGCGACGTCCTTCGCGTGCCGATGAAGCTCGACGCGCTGCCGTACTCGGTTGATGAGTTCACGATCGCCTTCGTGGACATGACCAAGACCGGTGGCCGCCTCGCGGTCATGTGGGACAGGACGATGGCGTCGGTCGCGTTCAAGATTCAGTAG
- a CDS encoding glutaminyl-peptide cyclotransferase: MYCEQCCRVGDQRRDVCGGPWRQPEPGAQRRNAPVQSFTVVNSFPHDPGAFTQGLVYADGEFLESTGLFGESSLRRVEIATGKVLQRKAIDAKYFAEGLALVGDALVQLTWQSKIGFVYDRKTFTQRRTFQYQTEGWGIAYDVKGGLVMSDGSDRLTFLDPKTYAVTRTIRVTDAGRPVPQLNELEWIEGEIWANVWQTDRVARIAPATGAVNAWVDFSTLWPQARRTPPADVLNGIAYDAAGKRIFVTGKKWPRVYEVRTK, encoded by the coding sequence ATTTATTGTGAGCAGTGTTGCCGTGTTGGCGATCAGCGTCGCGACGTTTGTGGCGGTCCGTGGCGTCAGCCCGAGCCGGGCGCCCAACGTCGCAACGCACCGGTTCAGTCCTTCACCGTCGTCAACTCGTTCCCGCATGATCCGGGCGCGTTTACGCAGGGACTGGTCTACGCCGACGGGGAGTTTCTTGAAAGCACCGGGCTGTTCGGCGAGTCATCTCTGCGCCGGGTGGAGATTGCCACGGGCAAGGTCCTGCAGCGCAAGGCGATCGATGCGAAGTACTTCGCTGAAGGGCTGGCCCTGGTGGGTGATGCGCTCGTGCAGCTCACCTGGCAGAGCAAGATCGGGTTTGTGTACGACCGCAAGACGTTTACGCAGCGCCGGACGTTTCAGTACCAGACGGAAGGATGGGGGATCGCCTACGACGTAAAGGGCGGCCTTGTGATGAGCGATGGATCCGACCGGCTCACATTCCTCGATCCAAAAACGTACGCCGTCACCCGCACCATCCGCGTGACGGACGCGGGTCGCCCCGTGCCGCAACTCAATGAGCTGGAGTGGATTGAAGGCGAGATCTGGGCGAACGTCTGGCAGACCGATCGAGTGGCCCGCATCGCGCCGGCCACAGGTGCGGTCAACGCATGGGTGGACTTCTCGACGCTGTGGCCCCAGGCCCGCCGCACGCCACCTGCCGACGTCCTCAACGGCATTGCCTACGACGCCGCAGGCAAACGCATCTTCGTGACCGGCAAGAAGTGGCCGAGGGTGTACGAGGTCAGGACCAAGTAG
- a CDS encoding DUF2911 domain-containing protein, producing MVKRLLVCGVVAVMGVALAAQAPANRPASGRGQASTQIGGDWVKGERSSTYQGGKWIDVTYGRPVLRQRANIFGTGADYGKTLNAGAPVWRAGADQSTRFKTDVALDFAGKALPAGEYSMYIGLGEKEWTFVLSSWPAAELTTRPTRPNSGAPTTTRRTATSFACR from the coding sequence ATGGTGAAGCGGTTATTGGTGTGTGGTGTGGTGGCGGTGATGGGTGTGGCGCTTGCGGCGCAGGCACCGGCGAATCGGCCGGCGAGTGGCCGGGGTCAGGCCTCGACGCAGATCGGTGGCGACTGGGTCAAGGGCGAACGCAGTTCGACGTATCAGGGCGGCAAGTGGATCGACGTCACGTACGGTCGGCCCGTGTTGCGGCAGCGCGCGAATATCTTCGGCACCGGGGCCGACTACGGCAAGACGCTGAACGCCGGTGCGCCGGTCTGGCGTGCGGGCGCGGACCAGTCCACCCGGTTCAAGACTGACGTGGCGCTGGACTTCGCCGGCAAAGCCCTGCCGGCCGGAGAGTACTCGATGTACATCGGCCTCGGCGAAAAGGAGTGGACGTTCGTGCTCTCTTCCTGGCCCGCAGCAGAGCTTACGACCCGGCCAACAAGACCGAACTCTGGGGCGCCTACAACTACACGGCGGACCGCGACGTCCTTCGCGTGCCGATGA